The following are from one region of the Aspergillus luchuensis IFO 4308 DNA, chromosome 4, nearly complete sequence genome:
- a CDS encoding SGNH/GDSL hydrolase family protein (CAZy:CE2;~COG:S;~EggNog:ENOG410PG2T;~InterPro:IPR013830,IPR036514,IPR037461;~PFAM:PF13472;~antiSMASH:Cluster_4.14;~go_function: GO:0052689 - carboxylic ester hydrolase activity [Evidence IEA]), giving the protein MRVQLAGVSVASDSQLVTVPQYSKTVEIIGDSFASGQYGTYEGLSSWAYNYAAGLGDVEYSITAYPGICLTDEQCYADKARGMTHQWFYASDAGVRASATYGNQPEKWDFSAHRAADLVIIDLGTNDHRAVNDIPGSTFYDSYVELVTSVHETWPNAQIVIMSLWGNFTRSGDTYVQSPFYVSEIQRVAEHFQEDGFVYYFDTKGVLQHNDIDPQEHPTDVGHIKVASHLMQWTKLKLGWEFGATGPEVQHDTLYWNNEDSYRRSFDGSY; this is encoded by the exons ATGAGAG TTCAATTGGCCGGTGTCTCGGTCGCTTCGGATTCACAGCTTGTGACAGTTCCTCAATACAGCAAGACTGTGGAGATCATCGGTGATTC CTTCGCATCGGGACAATATGGCACTTACGAAGGACTTTCCTCATGGGCATACAACTACGCCGCTGGGTTAGGCGACGTCGAATACTCGATCACC GCATATCCCGGTATCTGCTTGACGGACGAACAATGCTACGCGGACAAGGCGCGCGGGATG ACACACCAATGGTTCTACGCCTCCGATGCAGGTGTGCGTGCGAGCGCCACTTACGGAAACCAGCCCGAGAAGTGGGATTTCAGTGCCCACCGCGCAGCAGACCTAGTCATCATTGACCTGGGTACAAACGACCACCGAGCCGTAAACGACATCCCCGGTTCGACCTTCTACGACAGCTACGTCGAGCTCGTGACCAGCGTACACGAAACATGGCCAAACGCACAGATCGTTATCATG TCCCTCTGGGGCAATTTCACCCGCTCAGGGGACACCTACGTACAATCCCCCTTCTACGTCTCCGAGATCCAGCGCGTGGCCGAGCATTTCCAAGAGGACGGATTCGTCTATTACTTCGACACCAAGGGCGTGCTACAGCACAACGACATCGACCCGCAAGAGCACCCGACCGACGTCGGCCACATCAAAGTGGCCAGCCACCTGATGCAATGGACGAAGCTGAAATTGGGATGGGAGTTTGGAGCCACAGGTCCGGAAGTCCAGCATGACACGCTGTACTGGAACAACGAGGATAGTTATCGGCGATCGTTCGATGGCAGTTACTAA
- a CDS encoding amidohydrolase family protein (COG:Q;~EggNog:ENOG410PMC8;~InterPro:IPR006680,IPR011059,IPR032466;~MEROPS:MER0005900;~PFAM:PF01979;~antiSMASH:Cluster_4.14;~go_function: GO:0016787 - hydrolase activity [Evidence IEA];~go_function: GO:0016810 - hydrolase activity, acting on carbon-nitrogen (but not peptide) bonds [Evidence IEA]) produces the protein MVRRIVPTAPMAQSPMSPLGATYCVRPNSVSMNIHRRPLVVASTDEAKVTIIYAGLLIPGDGEPLRNAALVVSDKIIAFVGPEADIPKKYLRSTQSTHRVPVLMPGLWDCHMHFGGDDDYYNDYTSGLATHPASSGARLARGCWEGLQNGYTSYRDLAGYGCEVAKAIDDGTIVGPNVYSSGAALSQTAGHGDIFALPAGEVLGNYGVTNPRPGYWGAGQLCIADGVEEVRRAVRLQLRRGAKVIKVMASGGVMSRDDNPNFAQFSPEELKVIVEEAARQNRIVSAHVHGKAGIMAAIKAGCKSLEHVSYADEEVWELMKEKGILYVATRSVIEIFLASNGEGLVKESWAKLQALADSHLKAYQGAIKAGVTIALGTDTAPGGPTALELQFAVERGGMTPLEAIKAATANAPLSVGPQAPLTGQLREGYEADVIALEENPLEDIKVFQEPRVITHVWKGGKLFKGPGIGPWGEDARNPFL, from the coding sequence ATGGTTCGCCGAATTGTTCCAACTGCTCCTATGGCACAATCGCCCATGTCGCCACTTGGCGCAACATATTGTGTCCGTCCTAATTCTGTTTCGATGAATATCCATCGAAGACCACTCGTCGTTGCATCAACAGATGAAGCCAAGGTCACTATAATATATGCCGGTCTATTGATTCCTGGAGACGGAGAACCTCTGCGCAATGCCGCCCTAGTCGTCAGCGATAAAATCATCGCTTTCGTTGGGCCCGAAGCCGACATTCCTAAGAAATACCTTCGGTCCACGCAGTCCACTCATCGTGTCCCCGTGCTCATGCCCGGATTGTGGGATTGCCACATGCATTTTGGCGGTGATGACGACTATTACAATGATTATACCTCTGGTCTGGCCACtcatccagcatcatcaGGAGCTCGACTAGCCCGTGGGTGCTGGGAAGGATTGCAGAATGGGTATACGTCCTACCGCGACCTGGCCGGATATGGGTGCGAGGTCGCGAAGGCAATCGATGACGGCACGATCGTTGGGCCAAATGTGTACTCGTCCGGCGCTGCTCTTAGTCAAACGGCTGGACACGGCGATATTTTCGCTCTTCCCGCAGGTGAGGTTCTAGGGAATTATGGAGTCACGAACCCTCGGCCCGGATACTGGGGAGCAGGACAGCTATGTATCGCCGACGGCGTGGAGGAAGTCCGACGAGCGGTACGGTTGCAACTCCGTCGCGGTGCAAAGGTTATCAAGGTGATGGCTTCAGGGGGTGTCATGTCGCGAGACGATAACCCCAACTTTGCACAGTTCTCTCCAGAGGAACTCAAGGTGATAGTGGAAGAGGCTGCTCGGCAGAACCGGATCGTTTCTGCACATGTACACGGCAAGGCGGGGATCATGGCTGCTATAAAAGCAGGTTGCAAAAGTCTGGAGCATGTGTCTTATGCTGACGAGGAAGTGTGGGAGCTtatgaaagaaaagggcattCTTTATGTGGCCACGCGCTCGGTTATTGAAATCTTTCTCGCTAGCAATGGAGAGGGGTTGGTGAAGGAGTCGTGGGCCAAGTTGCAGGCACTTGCTGATTCGCATTTGAAGGCTTATCAGGGGGCTATCAAGGCGGGCGTTACTATTGCGTTGGGAACTGATACCGCTCCTGGTGGACCTACCGCGCTGGAGTTGCAGTTTGCCGTTGAAAGAGGAGGCATGACACCGTTGGAGGCCATCAAAGCCGCAACTGCAAACGCTCCCTTGTCGGTTGGACCACAGGCACCGTTGACGGGTCAGCTTCGTGAGGGGTACGAGGCAGATGTGATTGCGTTGGAGGAGAATCCATTGGAGGATATCAAAGTCTTCCAAGAACCAAGGGTGATTACCCACGTCTGGAAGGGAGGTAAACTGTTCAAAGGCCCTGGGATTGGTCCGTGGGGGGAAGATGCACGAAATCCTTTTCTGTAG
- a CDS encoding uncharacterized protein (COG:S;~EggNog:ENOG410PZ5Z;~TransMembrane:3 (o86-110i122-141o153-172i);~antiSMASH:Cluster_4.14) gives MARKFPVDSAGPDIVRDYIITTLIRKHEATPEYAEKLATSWQLGRVRELRSATLKHLQDDFGNDVGLCIYRSIREDMLEDWQETTAAAVTIWSVSTATMIHLVVVGLFILPELGLMQPCERIRVAKSPASWLLFGFAWLNYHYQRQDIEEPGHISLAGPVGLLSISVGLYLFSM, from the exons ATGGCTCGAAAATTCCCCGTCGACTCGGCTGGCCCGGATATTGTCCGCGACTACATCATTACCACCCTAATCAGAAAGCATGAAGCGACGCCAGAATACGCAGAGAAACTGGCTACCTCCTGGCAATTAGGCCGGGTCCGGGAGCTCCGCTCCGCAACGCTAAAGCATCTGCAAGACGACTTTGGAAATGACGTTGGCTTGTGTATTTATCGCTCCATCCGAGAGGATATGCTCGAAGACTGGCAGGAAACgactgcagcagcagtcacAATTT GGTCTGTGTCTACCGCGACGATGATCCATCTTGTGGTTGTCGGGTTGTTCATTTTACCCGAATTGGGACTTATGCAACCTTGTG AACGTATCCGCGTGGCAAAGTCGCCTGCGTCGTGGCTGTTGTTTGGTTTCGCCTGGCTCAATTATCACTACCAGAGACAGGATATCGAAGAGCCGGGTCATATATCACTCGCAGGTCCTGTAGGGCTTTTGAGTATAAGTGTGGGCCTGTATTTGTTTTCAATGTAG
- a CDS encoding cell wall mannoprotein 1 family protein (COG:S;~EggNog:ENOG410PRQK;~InterPro:IPR021054;~PFAM:PF12296;~SECRETED:SignalP(1-17);~antiSMASH:Cluster_4.14) produces the protein MKFSAALFTLLATSVMANPTKVAREPTLVERDAASITSVLSDINTQVQSLDSAINSYSGGDPSKVESASSSLVSEINSGVSTVNGGSELSATDALTITGPVQDLTKEVQTTIDDLISKKSDFVSAGAGATVYAQLQKQYTASKNLADAITSKVPSSLSSIASSLSSGITDAIQKGVDAYKDVATSSASSASSTSEASSATSAASATDATTAATTAASTTESAAASTSSSPVIPSSPSSASASSTPSGSASASASASPSLFTGAASVERFSYTLGGAAVAAAIAIAV, from the coding sequence ATGAAGTTCTCCGCTGCCTTGTTCACTCTGTTGGCCACCAGTGTCATGGCCAACCCCACCAAGGTTGCTCGCGAGCCTACCCTCGTCGAGCGTGATGCTGCTTCCATCACGAGCGTCCTTTCCGACATTAACACCCAAGTTCAGTCTCTTGACTCGGCCATCAACTCTTACTCTGGAGGCGACCCCTCCAAGGTCGAgtccgcctcttcctccttggttTCGGAGATTAACTCTGGTGTCTCTACTGTCAACGGAGGATCTGAGCTCAGCGCCACTGATGCTCTCACCATCACTGGCCCCGTTCAGGACCTCACCAAGGAGGTGCAGACCACCATTGATGATCTGATTTCGAAGAAATCCGACTTCGTGTCCGCTGGGGCTGGTGCCACTGTCTACGCtcagctgcagaagcagTACACTGCTTCCAAGAACCTGGCCGATGCCATCACCTCCAAGGTCCCGTCCTCTCTGTCTAGCATCGCTAGCTCCTTGTCTTCCGGTATCACCGACGCCATTCAGAAGGGTGTCGATGCCTACAAGGACGTGGCCACCTCGTCCGCCTCGTCCGCTAGCTCCACCTCCGAGGCCTCCAGTGCTACCTCCGCTGCCTCTGCCACCGATGCCACTACTGCTGCCACCACTGCTGCCTCCACCACTGAgagcgctgctgcttccaCCAGCTCCAGCCCCGTCATCCCTAGCTCTCcctcctctgcttctgcctcatccactcccagcggctctgcctctgcctccgcctctgcttctccttccctcttcaccgGTGCTGCCAGCGTGGAGCGCTTCAGCTACACTctcggtggtgctgctgttgctgctgccattgccatcgcTGTCTAA
- a CDS encoding uncharacterized protein (antiSMASH:Cluster_4.14): protein MLVDGPIPRPCPTPLLRLRLPMTVITATGFVPDIMPAQWKLIRPLLSLNPAQMQPDLLASKSRCEQEELGHRSIPVRHICPIRRHRICPFPFREQSGKVLGLATTAPSDLAHHLALTYDKSR from the coding sequence ATGCTGGTAGATGGGCCAATTCCTAGACCGTGCCCTACTCCATTGCTTAGATTGCGCCTCCCAATGACTGTCATAACTGCAACAGGATTTGTGCCGGACATTATGCCCGCACAATGGAAGCTCATTCGTCCTCTACTTTCGCTGAATCCGGCCCAAATGCAACCTGATCTTCTGGCCTCGAAATCACGATgtgaacaagaagaacttGGGCATAGATCCATCCCTGTGCGGCACATCTGTCCAATAAGACGACATCGCATCTGCCCGTTCCCCTTCCGGGAACAGAGTGGCAAAGTACTTGGCTTAGCTACTACTGCTCCCTCGGATCTCGCTCACCACCTAGCATTGACCTATGATAAAAGTCGTTGA
- a CDS encoding uncharacterized protein (COG:L;~EggNog:ENOG410PIMX;~InterPro:IPR041677,IPR000967,IPR027417,IPR041679;~PFAM:PF13086,PF13087;~go_component: GO:0005634 - nucleus [Evidence IEA];~go_function: GO:0003700 - DNA-binding transcription factor activity [Evidence IEA];~go_function: GO:0004386 - helicase activity [Evidence IEA];~go_function: GO:0008270 - zinc ion binding [Evidence IEA];~go_process: GO:0006355 - regulation of transcription, DNA-templated [Evidence IEA]) yields the protein MAGAKETSTTPQQRKRAPKGRRTTGPVAVGGNNSVAGQENTSPQNKTGKKSKKSKGKRRGRGHDKKVPSEPAESVDPVKKTLRSENRPLSTTSRVGSSLAGSPGELSATQMQSFLEAGLAMIDESPDTRRTFVESLATESGLRKVRQIVETPFAMTYSVLKPMFDPHCILFLRLVSHNELLSSLILEKAVGTIYNVIYGPGGRRAVGFFTRMTDFLTQIKTDGRHQNSVQFGAARSKVLSLVSRVLLSTLTLNHEAAIQVDFRSIAGRIYDCCHADNTDTGAGDDSLQWAYENILKIQDILAMGDSISISQKPDNLQTIRTNPEGSTRHIVDLPGELSELGPRHDNDKSAISDIQILPTKSEILNADRPEFLPARCATDSSMMHHERGIRRLLDSQFRLLREDTSGVLREGIRLIIHTWELIVHGTDWRLKRKFLRDNMPTPVRVYSGAEIRQIKSEQFRGIEVELEFDQLPRLKNVSAAKRKQWWVDSKALKKGSTLLALLDAEDVDDTSAIYFLVSKRETSYIERSKQGSGPTDHVNDVVSDGNRAMVTLGLVGPPNPQDLEKLILFSRSNPFPRPLILVEFPAIPYNSFEGILRCLQVLHQNPARMPFTAWLAPSTDNHEMCEALTEGSTNAGNISVQPPAYFRNNLSLDLSCLRGQGDVEDASQILSMSLSHDPKMLSADLSRVTDLDEGQADALIWALRRKIALIQGPPGTGKSYVGLQLARCLLYNKDMLNLGPILCVCYTAHALDQFLDGLLKSGVTNIIRIGPRSASPHIESLSLEIRKQEPGPRIKGLPRIKDDSRVKLLSISSRIDELLKQAQSGCHSLVLEVLKKRFPSHSNRIISGSPGQTDTNALQEWVSGDAPGDWSDADIVRSIDRLLQEDVWTLKASERTRLLSYWQEAALTEISQRVLTLLEAHSAEKERYTSAFNISDVQRLNDCQVVGVTTTQLANNADLLRNLDAKVLICEEAAEVLESHVLTALIPSIQHAILIGDHLQLRPRISNLRLSMDYERENPKYNLDESLFERLANFRFGESTSSGGGQNQQEYSFPVMQLSHQRRMHPSISELVRETLYPKLQDHPTMASYPLVPGIAHRLYWLDHDNLEDPTDPTEPMQSKTNTWEIGMVTALVRHLCQQGKYGPGEIAVLTPYVGQLRMLRNVLEKEMTLIISEMDSDELVESEGLEVSGTSTAHGKWCEKRRATQKGSLLDVVRLATVDNFQGEEASVVIVSLVRSNKYRNCGFLKMPNRINVLLSRAKHGMYIIGDASTASTAPMWSSVIQLLEKGANIGRRLELRCDRHPSKGFYVSCPNDFTIHAPEGGCAEKCGLRLDCGHTCAVKCHSERQHKAVKCMELCTRMKECGHACPKKCHEQCGECLQVVHNVRLPCGHLADAVECRQIGDLAKVRCTKRVSRTMDRCGHIVEICCFENDGAVNCFHLCDSPLSCGHICRHLCWQCRYIEGDSYHIDHSRCRNPCGRGFSACSHSCGQPCHQGEPCPPCNLTCEVRCRHSRCAKTCNEPCPPCAETCGWGCEHREPCSMPCAVPCNNIPCDLRCKKIITSCGHQCPGICGERCPDPRFCRLCCGPEILEQNVDLIELKAYKDVDIDQDPLVFLSCGHFYTASSLDGIMGMSEHYEVESSTGRILGPKLTHRLLESGRPKGCPQCRAPLRDIDRYNRIIKQAFLDEATKKFATHASLKFSHLLEEVEVCEKDIERERSGFVSEWLQESVGTRSADEVKRSVEAYRGRGNRLLSKIKEFTKSVAKSEQPFGRVSEILASATARKASTPASPFQYSKSYIQTGFQSRGHVLALRLTWVLFWNFDTIYSNKRIDPRIKMILAQVVTNQIGGLLSRCEALARDCQKAKFLQQEVESRTYYALFSVLFLSNQEARGSPVEGSTEAKVREKALKELKDCDVICLRHSQILWSLREDIEKARRLVKGGTFYSCVTSEERRQVYQAMAAHFSGTGHWYYCENGHPFAVGECGMPMEESRCPQCEAPVGGLNHEFARGIRRADDMDVEFGGSLSLEADADW from the exons ATGGCGGGTGCTAAGGAAACATCTACTACACCCCAGCAAAGAAAACGAGCTCCCAAAGGTCGTCGTACTACTGGCCCTGTTGCCGTCGGCGGCAATAACAGTGTTGCAGGACAGGAGAATACCTCACCGCAGAATAAGACCGGTAAAAAATCCAAGAAAAGCAAGGGTAAGAGACGGGGACGGGGACATGACAAGAAGGTGCCCTCCGAGCCTGCAGAAAGTGTTGACCCTGTCAAAAAGACATTGCGGAGTGAGAATAG GCctttatctactacttcaaGGGTGGGATCATCGCTAGCTGGCTCTCCTGGTGAGCTGTCAGCCACCCAAATGCAAAGTTTCCTTGAAGCTGGCCTAGCTATGATCGACGAGTCACCGGACACACGCAGGACATTTGTTGAAAGTCTGGCCACCGAGTCTGGTCTTCGCAAAGTTCGACAGATAGTTGAGACTCCATTCGCAATGACTTACAGCGTTCTGAAGCCTATGTTTGATCCACACTGTATATTGTTCCTTCGACTGGTCTCTCACAATGAGCTACTATCGTCACTTATACTTGAGAAGGCTGTGGGGACAATCTACAATGTCATATACGGTCCCGGTGGTCGAAGGGCAGTTGGGTTCTTCACAAGAATGACAGACTTCCTCACCCAGATCAAAACCGATGGCAGACATCAGAATTCTGTCCAGTTTGGTGCTGCGCGAAGCAAAGTGTTGTCTCTAGTTTCGAGGGTACTTCTCAGTACTTTGACCTTGAACCACGAGGCTGCAATACAGGTAGATTTCAGGAGCATTGCTGGCAGGATTTACGACTGCTGTCATGCCGATAACACTGACACCGGGGCCGGCGACGACAGCTTGCAGTGGGCATACGAGAACATACTCAAGATTCAAGACATCCTTGCTATGGGGGACTCGATTTCTATATCACAAAAGCCCGATAATTTGCAAACCATCAGAACCAATCCGGAAGGCAGCACGAGGCATATTGTTGACCTCCCCGGCGAACTGTCTGAGCTTGGCCCTCGTCATGACAATGACAAATCGGCCATCTCAGATATTCAGATCCTGCCTACAAAATCAGAGATACTGAATGCTGACCGACCTGAATTCCTCCCCGCACGGTGCGCTACCGATTCCTCCATGATGCATCACGAGCGGGGCATCCGTCGACTTCTCGATAGTCAATTCCGCCTTCTACGGGAAGACACATCTGGTGTCCTTCGCGAAGGTATAAGATTAATCATACACACATGGGAACTTATCGTCCACGGAACAGACTGGCGGCTGAAGCGCAAATTTCTTCGTGACAATATGCCAACACCGGTCCGGGTTTATTCAGGAGCCGAAATTCGACAAATAAAGTCAGAGCAGTTCAGAGGGATCGAAGTGGAATTGGAATTTGATCAGCTTCCTAGACTGAAAAATGTAAGTGCAGCAAAACGAAAACAGTGGTGGGTTGACTCAAAGGCGTTAAAAAAAGGGTCAACCCTGCTGGCCTTGTTAGACGCAGAGGATGTGGACGACACATCCGCGATCTACTTCCTTGTCTCGAAGAGGGAGACCAGTTATATCGAAAGAAGCAAGCAGGGCTCTGGGCCGACCGACCATGTCAACGATGTAGTTAGCGATGGCAACAGAGCCATGGTTACCCTGGGGCTAGTAGGACCACCCAATCCTCAAGACTTGGAGAAGCTTATTTTGTTCTCGAGGAGCAATCCCTTTCCCCGACCACTCATACTCGTGGAATTCCCAGCCATTCCGTACAATTCTTTTGAGGGTATTCTGAGATGTCTTCAGGTGCTACATCAGAACCCAGCACGCATGCCATTTACTGCATGGCTAGCCCCAAGTACCGATAACCATGAAATGTGTGAAGCTCTGACGGAAGGTAGCACCAACGCTGGCAATATCAGTGTACAACCCCCTGCATACTTCCGAAACAACCTATCACTCGACCTTTCTTGCCTCCGGGGCCAAGGCGATGTTGAGGACGCAAGTCAGATACTGTCTATGTCTCTTTCCCACGATCCTAAGATGCTCTCCGCAGACCTCTCCAGGGTAACTGATTTGGACGAAGGCCAGGCAGATGCGCTCATCTGGGCATTACGGCGGAAGATAGCTTTGATCCAAGGGCCCCCAGGGACTGGAAAATCATACGTAGGGCTACAGCTAGCTCGATGCCTGCTGTACAACAAGGATATGCTGAATCTGGGCCCGATACTATGTGT ATGCTACACCGCTCACGCACTTGATCAATTTCTCGATGGGCTTCTTAAATCGGGTGTTACCAATATCATCAGGATTGGCCCTCGCAGTGCCTCACCACACATCGAGAGTCTCTCACTGGAAATAAGAAAGCAGGAGCCTGGACCCCGAATTAAGGGTCTTCCTAGGATAAAGGATGACTCGCGAGTGAAGTTACTCAGCATAAGCTCAAGAATTGACGAACTCCTGAAGCAAGCTCAGAGCGGCTGTCACAGTCTCGTTCTTGAGGTTCTAAAGAAAAGATTCCCCTCCCACTCCAACCGCATAATTTCGGGGTCTCCTGGCCAAACGGACACGAATGCATTACAAGAGTGGGTTTCTGGAGATGCTCCCGGAGACTGGAGTGATGCTGATATTGTGCGCTCTATTGACCGACTCCTGCAGGAGGACGTCTGGACGCTCAAGGCTTCTGAGCGAACCCGTCTCCTTAGTTACTGGCAGGAGGCGGCTCTCACAGAGATCAGTCAACGAGTATTGACACTTCTAGAAGCTCATTCAGCAGAAAAAGAGCGATATACCTCAGCGTTCAACATTTCGGATGTGCAACGCTTGAACGACTGTCAGGTCGTAGGCGTAACTACTACCCAACTAGCAAACAATGCTGATTTACTCCGAAACCTCGATGCAAAGGTGCTCATATGTGAAGAGGCAGCAGAGGTTCTTGAATCACATGTCCTCACTGCGCTAATACCTTCGATCCAGCACGCTATTCTGATAGGAGATCACTTACAGCTACGTCCACGCATCTCTAACCTTAGGTTATCAATGGACTATGAACGGGAAAATCCAAAGTACAACCTCGATGAGTCATTGTTTGAGCGATTAGCGAACTTCCGGTTCGGAGAATCAACATCTAGTGGAGGTGGACAGAACCAGCAGGAATATAGCTTTCCGGTGATGCAGTTGAGCCATCAACGGCGgatgcatccatccatttctgAACTGGTCCGCGAGACTTTATATCCGAAGCTCCAAGATCATCCTACAATGGCCTCATATCCCCTTGTACCTGGCATTGCTCACAGATTATATTGGCTCGACCATGACAACTTGGAAGATCCGACTGATCCTACAGAGCCAATGCAAAGCAAGACGAATACTTGGGAGATTGGGATGGTAACGGCATTGGTGCGACATCTCTGTCAACAAGGCAAGTATGGGCCCGGCGAGATTGCCGTATTGACGCCATATGTTGGACAGTTGAGAATGCTCAGAAATGTCctggaaaaggaaatgaCCCTAATAATCAGTGAAATGGACTCGGATGAACTCGTTGAATCTGAGGGGTTAGAAGTGAGTGGAACTTCTACTGCGCATGGGAAATGGTGCGAAAAGCGGAGAGCCACTCAGAAGGGAAGCCTCCTAGATGTCGTTCGATTGGCTACGGTCGACAATTTCCAG GGCGAAGAAGCTAGTGTCGTTATTGTCTCCCTTGTTCGCAGCAACAAATACCGAAATTGTGGGTTTCTGAAGATGCCAAACAGGATCAACGTACTGCTTAG CCGTGCAAAACATGGCATGTATATTATTGGCGATGCAAGTACGGCGTCAACCGCACCCATGTGGTCATCCGTCATTCAGCTACTGGAAAAAGGCGCTAATATTGGCCGGAGACTTGAGTTGCGTTGCGATCGTCACCCGTCCAAGGGGTTTTACGTTTCTTGCCCGAACGACTTCACCATACATGCCCCTGAAGGTGGATGTGCGGAAAAATGCGGACTAAGGCTAGACTGCGGCCATACCTGTGCTGTGAAGTGTCACTCAGAAAGACAACACAAAGCAGTGAAATGTATGGAGCTGTGCACTCGGATGAAAGAATGCGGCCATGCATGTCCAAAGAAATGTCATGAACAATGTGGGGAATGTCTGCAGGTGGTCCATAATGTCCGCCTCCCCTGTGGGCATTTAGCGGATGCCGTGGAGTGCAGGCAAATTGGCGATCTCGCAAAGGTGCGGTGCACTAAACGCGTTTCCCGCACTATGGATCGCTGCGGCCACATTGTCGAGATATGCTGCTTTGAAAATGATGGTGCAGTGAACTGCTTTCATCTGTGTGACAGCCCCCTGTCTTGCGGGCATATCTGTCGACATCTATGCTGGCAATGTAGATACATAGAGGGCGATTCCTACCACATTGATCATAGCCGTTGCCGAAACCCATGCGGCCGGGGATTCTCGGCTTGCTCGCACAGCTGTGGCCAACCATGCCATCAGGGTGAACCCTGCCCGCCTTGTAATTTGACATGCGAAGTGCGCTGTCGGCACAGCCGTTGTGCAAAGACATGCAACGAGCCATGTCCCCCATGCGCAGAGACATGTGGGTGGGGGTGTGAGCATCGCGAACCGTGCAGCATGCCCTGTGCTGTCCCATGTAACAACATTCCTTGTGATTTGCGATGCAAGAAGATAATCACAAGTTGTGGGCATCAATGCCCTGGTATCTGTGGGGAACGTTGTCCAGATCCTCGGTTCTGCCGGCTATGCTGTGGACCAGAAATTCTGGAGCAGAATGTTGATCTCATCGAGCTCAAGGCGTACAAAGATGTCGACATCGACCAAGATCCATTGGTATTCCTCTCCTGTGGTCACTTCTACACAGCATCCTCACTGGACGGCATAATGGGGATGTCTGAACATTATGAAGTGGAATCATCTACAGGCAGGATACTTGGTCCGAAACTTACACACCGATTATTGGAGTCTGGGCGTCCAAAAGGGTGTCCTCAATGCCGTGCACCACTTCGTGATATCGATCGCTATAATAGAATCATCAAACAAGCATTCCTCGATGAAGCAACGAAGAAGTTCGCCACTCATGCAAGCTTGAAGTTTAGTCACCTActggaagaagttgaggtcTGTGAAAAAGATATCGAGCGCGAAAGATCGGGTTTTGTATCTGAATGGTTGCAGGAGTCAGTCGGTACAAGAAGTGCTGACGAGGTCAAGCGCTCGGTTGAGGCTTATCGTGGAAGGGGAAACAGACTGTTGAGCAAAATCAAGGAGTTTACCAAATCTGTGGCAAAATCTGAGCAGCCGTTTGGGAGGGTCAGTGAGATACTCGCGTCAGCAACAGCGAGGAAGGCTAGCACTCCTGCATCACCGTTCCAATACAGTAAATCGTATATCCAAACCGGGTTTCAGTCGCGCGGCCACGTTCTCGCACTTCGACTTACCTGGGTTCTCTTCTGGAACTTTGACACCATCTACAGCAACAAGCGAATTGACCCACGCATAAAGATGATTCTGGCCCAAGTGGTAACGAATCAGATTGGTGGTCTACTGAGTCGATGTGAAGCTCTGGCGAGGGATTGCCAGAAGGCTAAGTTTCTGCAGCAGGAGGTAGAGTCCCGAACGTATTATGCTCTGTTCTCAGTGCTGTTCCTTAGCAATCAGGAAGCACGCGGTAGCCCGGTCGAGGGATCCACTGAAGCAAAGGTACGGGAAAAGGCACTGAAAGAGCTGAAAGACTGTGATGTCATTTGTTTGCGCCATTCTCAAATTTTATGGTCTCTCCGCGAGGATAtcgaaaaagcaagaagactAGTTAAGGGCGGAACATTCTACAGCTGCGTTACCAGCGAAGAAAGACGGCAAGTGTACCAGGCCATGGCGGCACATTTCAGCGGCACAGGCCACTGGTACTACTGTGAGAACGGGCATCCG TTTGCGGTGGGAGAATGTGGGATGCCGATGGAAGAAAGTCGCTGTCCGCAGTGTGAGGCGCCAGTGGGCGGGCTCAATCATGAGTTTGCTCGAGGGATCCGCAGAGCAGATGACATGGATGTGGAGTTTGGCGGTTCCCTTTCTCTCGAGGCGGACGCAGACTGGTAA